The following coding sequences are from one Haloferax litoreum window:
- a CDS encoding isochorismatase family protein: protein MTDWIDETEATYTEREFGKDVGFGNRPALVVIDLINAFTDPESNLGMDATPVLEATTRLLEAFRRYDLPRYFTTVAFEESYGDAGLFIEKVPALKELRLGTDRVSVDDQLAPRNDERVVLKKYASAFFGTDLQTELTTNSVDTLVLAGVTTSGCVRATAVDSLQHGYRTIVPADAVGDRADGPHEANLFDIDAKYGDVVTTDAVVAHLDESFGNSASGTP from the coding sequence ATGACAGACTGGATCGACGAAACCGAAGCGACGTACACCGAACGGGAGTTCGGAAAAGACGTTGGATTCGGGAATCGGCCCGCGTTGGTCGTCATCGATTTAATCAACGCGTTCACCGACCCCGAGTCGAACCTCGGCATGGATGCAACGCCCGTGTTGGAAGCGACAACACGACTGCTGGAGGCATTCCGTCGGTACGACCTTCCGCGATATTTCACCACTGTTGCGTTCGAGGAGTCGTACGGGGACGCGGGATTGTTCATCGAGAAAGTGCCCGCACTCAAGGAACTGCGTCTCGGTACAGACCGCGTTTCCGTCGACGACCAACTCGCGCCACGCAACGACGAGCGCGTCGTTCTCAAAAAATACGCGAGCGCGTTCTTCGGAACAGACCTCCAGACCGAACTGACTACGAACAGCGTCGATACACTCGTCCTCGCGGGCGTGACGACCAGCGGATGCGTTCGTGCAACTGCGGTCGATAGCTTACAACACGGATACCGAACGATAGTACCAGCAGACGCTGTCGGTGACCGAGCCGACGGCCCGCACGAAGCGAACCTGTTCGATATCGACGCGAAGTACGGCGACGTCGTGACTACCGATGCGGTCGTCGCTCATCTGGACGAATCCTTCGGCAACTCGGCTAGCGGTACTCCCTAA
- a CDS encoding CaiB/BaiF CoA transferase family protein yields MTARSRHGPLDGLRVIDMSGMISGAFATTMLGDFGADVVMVEHPKVGDPIREWPQKTPDGTSLSWKSLGRNKRCVTLDLGSDRGREIALTLIAEADLVFENFRPGTMERWGLGPDDIHEVNERAIMVRLSGYGQTGPKSHKPGFGTIAEGISGWAHANGFPDREPLLPPISLADLTAAQFALQSSLMALFERDIGRGGSGKGQVIDVSLTEPLWRLFFGEVEAYDRQEHIRERTGNRHPNTAPRNIYETADGYMTMSASNQKIFERVAHAIDKPELIDDDRFETNATRVEHADVLDAEIETWTKQRSTAEAIEILEENDAIVGPVYDMADIFADEQFRSREAIIEVEDTDIGATKTFAPVPRFSRTPGEVEFLGPKHGEHNTEVYMGELGFSEEELETLEADGVI; encoded by the coding sequence ATGACTGCCCGGAGTCGACACGGACCACTCGACGGACTTCGGGTCATCGACATGTCAGGGATGATAAGCGGAGCGTTCGCAACGACGATGCTCGGAGATTTCGGTGCCGACGTCGTCATGGTCGAACACCCCAAAGTCGGCGACCCAATCCGAGAGTGGCCACAGAAGACCCCCGATGGAACGTCGCTTTCGTGGAAGTCGTTGGGACGCAACAAACGCTGTGTCACGCTCGACCTCGGGAGTGACCGCGGGCGAGAGATTGCGCTCACGCTCATCGCAGAGGCAGACCTCGTCTTCGAAAATTTCCGTCCAGGGACGATGGAACGCTGGGGCCTCGGTCCCGACGACATTCACGAAGTCAACGAGCGAGCGATTATGGTTCGCCTTTCTGGCTACGGCCAAACTGGACCCAAATCGCACAAACCGGGGTTCGGAACGATTGCTGAAGGTATCTCGGGGTGGGCACACGCGAACGGGTTCCCGGACCGAGAACCGCTCTTGCCACCCATCAGTCTCGCGGACCTCACCGCGGCCCAGTTCGCGCTTCAATCCTCACTGATGGCGCTGTTCGAACGCGATATCGGCCGGGGAGGAAGTGGGAAGGGGCAAGTCATCGATGTCTCACTCACGGAACCACTGTGGAGATTGTTCTTCGGTGAGGTCGAAGCGTACGACAGACAAGAACACATCCGCGAACGGACGGGAAATCGCCATCCAAACACTGCTCCTCGGAACATCTACGAGACGGCAGATGGGTACATGACGATGTCAGCGTCGAATCAGAAGATATTCGAGCGGGTCGCACACGCCATCGATAAGCCGGAACTCATCGACGACGACCGGTTCGAGACGAACGCCACGCGTGTCGAACACGCCGACGTACTGGATGCGGAGATAGAGACCTGGACTAAACAGCGTTCGACCGCAGAAGCCATCGAGATTCTCGAAGAAAACGACGCTATCGTCGGCCCAGTATACGATATGGCCGATATCTTCGCCGACGAGCAGTTCCGATCTCGGGAAGCGATCATCGAAGTCGAAGACACCGACATCGGGGCAACGAAGACGTTCGCGCCGGTTCCACGGTTCTCACGAACGCCGGGAGAAGTCGAATTCCTCGGTCCCAAGCATGGTGAGCACAATACGGAAGTCTACATGGGTGAACTCGGGTTTTCTGAAGAGGAACTGGAGACACTCGAAGCGGATGGTGTCATCTGA
- a CDS encoding LeuA family protein, producing the protein MELSDVTLREGDQMPGREFTTEQKIQAVRELDDLGVPYIQPVFPVTGEKDRTVLAELAGTTDAEIIALARALSSDIELALDGGADIVEVFLSVSDRHLEHLLGKSRREMETMLVDAVDYVTDHGGIPHVTLADAFRTDVNDLVRIFELLTDPPVVTLADSVGVRTPSSTRHFLKELESNGVNLGRVGVHFHDDLGCATANALTAYEMGVAKADASIAGLGERAGNSVLEEVIAACAVDFDDSLGIHEEALVPTCRRVLETVDESYDERKAVLGSKTAEHESGIHTAAMLSDPATLEPFDPTRFGGERQLWFGAPTGTGAARWLLERAGVAADKNTVAAYLDALAERGPLNLDDALQLATHQFGES; encoded by the coding sequence ATGGAGCTCAGCGACGTCACCCTTCGTGAGGGCGACCAAATGCCCGGTCGTGAGTTCACCACGGAACAGAAGATTCAGGCCGTTCGCGAACTGGACGACCTCGGTGTTCCGTATATTCAGCCAGTCTTCCCTGTGACCGGGGAGAAAGACCGAACCGTCTTAGCTGAACTCGCTGGAACGACCGACGCGGAGATTATCGCGCTCGCTCGGGCGTTATCGAGTGACATCGAACTCGCTCTCGATGGCGGCGCGGACATCGTCGAGGTATTCCTCTCAGTGTCTGACCGACATCTCGAACACCTACTCGGGAAGTCTCGAAGAGAGATGGAGACGATGCTCGTCGATGCCGTCGACTACGTCACCGACCACGGGGGCATCCCGCACGTCACACTCGCGGACGCCTTTCGAACGGACGTCAACGACCTCGTCCGTATCTTCGAGTTACTCACCGACCCACCGGTCGTCACCCTCGCCGATTCAGTCGGTGTACGAACGCCCAGCAGCACGCGACACTTCCTCAAAGAACTCGAATCGAACGGTGTCAACCTCGGGCGCGTCGGGGTACACTTCCACGACGATTTGGGGTGTGCGACAGCGAACGCACTGACTGCCTACGAGATGGGGGTCGCGAAGGCTGATGCGAGTATCGCTGGACTCGGCGAGCGAGCGGGTAACAGCGTCCTCGAAGAAGTAATCGCGGCCTGTGCTGTCGACTTCGACGATTCCCTCGGCATCCACGAAGAAGCGCTCGTACCGACGTGTCGGCGCGTGCTCGAGACCGTCGACGAGTCGTACGACGAGCGAAAGGCCGTCCTCGGGTCGAAAACTGCCGAGCACGAATCAGGCATCCACACCGCGGCGATGTTATCAGACCCGGCAACGCTCGAACCGTTTGACCCAACACGGTTCGGTGGGGAACGACAACTGTGGTTCGGCGCTCCGACAGGAACGGGTGCTGCGAGGTGGCTCCTCGAACGGGCGGGCGTTGCGGCGGACAAAAACACAGTGGCAGCGTATCTCGATGCACTGGCCGAGCGAGGTCCGCTCAACCTCGACGATGCACTCCAACTAGCCACACACCAGTTTGGAGAGAGTTAG
- a CDS encoding helix-turn-helix domain-containing protein yields MFEAEIHLQQHKRCILTDVASEFDASFEIAIEELHNHQVTFVIEFEETTEAIFEFMRDSSQVSHIERMSSNKYLVTKQSCGAYDAIDRNHGIIRRRSRISPERRVYSVLLFRREDLRAMIEEFKRIGNPTLGSIKQFEAPSSQLTTRQREVIQLALNHGYFDWPRKHTAEEVAQELNIDHSTFLEHIRKAQRKLLSKALSDERESTSLPQFTES; encoded by the coding sequence ATGTTCGAAGCAGAGATTCACCTCCAACAACACAAACGGTGCATCCTAACCGACGTCGCGTCTGAATTTGACGCCTCGTTCGAGATCGCCATTGAGGAACTCCACAACCACCAAGTGACGTTCGTTATCGAGTTCGAAGAGACCACGGAGGCCATCTTCGAGTTCATGCGAGACTCTTCACAGGTTAGTCACATCGAGCGAATGTCCTCGAACAAATATCTCGTCACGAAACAATCGTGTGGTGCGTACGATGCCATCGACCGAAATCACGGAATCATCAGACGCCGGAGTCGGATATCACCCGAACGCCGTGTCTACAGCGTACTGTTGTTCCGACGCGAGGACCTTCGGGCGATGATAGAGGAGTTCAAACGTATCGGTAACCCAACACTCGGGTCGATTAAACAGTTCGAGGCACCGTCGTCACAACTTACCACTCGGCAGCGAGAAGTCATCCAACTCGCGTTGAACCACGGCTACTTCGATTGGCCTCGAAAACACACTGCAGAGGAGGTGGCGCAGGAATTGAATATCGACCATTCGACGTTCCTCGAACATATCCGAAAAGCACAACGGAAACTGCTCTCGAAAGCACTCTCAGACGAACGAGAGTCGACCAGCCTTCCGCAGTTCACTGAATCGTGA
- a CDS encoding Lrp/AsnC family transcriptional regulator, producing MTLKGLDELDRRILHELQRDARHVSSRDIAEQVDASPSTVRKRIQRLESEGIITGYHATVDYKKAGYQLFMQMECTAEIPVRRGLCTDALDVAGVVGVRELATGENNVLVTAIGTDSTDLARIARELSDLGLRVSDEDLIQRDVRRPFSEFDPE from the coding sequence ATGACTCTCAAGGGACTCGACGAACTCGACAGACGGATTCTCCACGAACTCCAGCGAGACGCGAGACACGTCTCGTCACGAGATATCGCCGAGCAAGTGGACGCATCACCGAGCACGGTCCGAAAACGCATCCAGCGACTCGAATCTGAGGGAATCATCACCGGATACCACGCGACGGTCGACTACAAGAAAGCCGGCTATCAACTCTTCATGCAGATGGAGTGTACCGCGGAGATTCCTGTTCGAAGGGGCCTCTGTACCGATGCGCTCGACGTGGCAGGTGTCGTTGGTGTACGCGAACTCGCCACTGGGGAGAACAACGTCTTGGTGACAGCCATCGGAACCGATTCGACCGACCTCGCACGAATCGCCCGCGAACTAAGTGACCTCGGACTTCGAGTCTCTGACGAGGACCTCATCCAGCGAGATGTGAGACGCCCGTTCTCGGAGTTCGACCCCGAGTGA
- a CDS encoding proton-conducting transporter transmembrane domain-containing protein, with product MTEFVTLAPPWIAFLLAILVVLVAPRLIGTVVGALLVALTIPWMWAIDAGSYLVVSPLGFEQVLLTVDGFSRPVAMLFGFVAAINLVYGYATDADSRQQLYSLAYMGAGVAAVTAGDWLTLLISWELLAVTATVLVWHHGGDAVRPAFRYAIYHLIGGAFLVAGIAFHFATTGSFVYDGGLTGGLPRTLALVGVGVNLGFIGLHFWLPETYPRPHVAASVVLAAFTTKVAVVVLARVAPDGAILVAWVGGIMIVYGVTQAIFQTDMRRLLSYHIISQVGYMVVALGIGTAAGLSGAFAHLVAHVLYKGLLFMVAGVIVYRTGKKSLKYLGGLARVMPVTFVTFLVAALAITGAPGFAGFVSKGLITKAVESTGETALWWMLVVGSVGTVLSFAKFGYYAFVRAAPDDIDVRPTSLTLRVVLIAIAIPSVVFGVFPETLLGPMPGDSGGFDAYATSELVKAGAVLIVGTLGFVAFRTRLAQIHLADVDRVLYPLAVRGTTALSVGAIAIGNAANHASASLIERFASLVGADPRLNDTIQSALVFLFATVGVALSVVLLAS from the coding sequence ATGACCGAGTTCGTGACGCTCGCCCCGCCGTGGATTGCGTTCCTCCTCGCGATACTCGTCGTACTCGTCGCACCACGACTCATCGGGACGGTCGTCGGGGCCCTCCTCGTGGCTCTCACCATTCCGTGGATGTGGGCCATCGACGCTGGGTCGTACCTCGTGGTCTCACCGCTCGGATTCGAACAGGTGCTTCTCACTGTCGACGGGTTCTCCCGCCCGGTGGCGATGCTCTTCGGCTTCGTCGCCGCTATCAACCTGGTCTACGGCTACGCCACCGACGCCGACTCGCGCCAACAACTCTACTCGCTGGCGTACATGGGTGCCGGCGTCGCCGCAGTGACCGCAGGAGACTGGCTGACCCTCCTCATCAGTTGGGAACTCCTCGCCGTGACCGCGACGGTCCTCGTCTGGCACCACGGTGGTGACGCCGTTCGACCCGCGTTCAGGTACGCGATTTACCACCTCATCGGTGGTGCGTTCCTCGTCGCCGGCATCGCGTTCCACTTCGCGACGACCGGGTCGTTCGTCTATGACGGTGGCCTCACGGGAGGACTGCCGAGAACGCTGGCACTCGTCGGTGTCGGCGTCAACCTCGGCTTCATCGGCCTCCACTTCTGGCTACCAGAGACCTACCCCCGGCCGCACGTCGCAGCGAGCGTCGTCCTCGCGGCCTTCACGACGAAAGTCGCCGTCGTGGTACTCGCCCGAGTCGCGCCTGACGGAGCCATCCTCGTCGCGTGGGTTGGTGGCATCATGATCGTCTACGGGGTCACTCAGGCCATCTTCCAGACCGATATGCGACGCCTCCTGTCGTACCACATCATCTCGCAGGTGGGGTACATGGTCGTCGCGCTCGGAATCGGCACTGCTGCCGGCCTGTCCGGTGCGTTTGCGCACCTCGTGGCACACGTCCTCTACAAGGGCTTGTTGTTCATGGTCGCCGGTGTCATCGTCTACCGGACTGGAAAGAAGTCACTCAAATACCTCGGAGGACTCGCCCGCGTGATGCCCGTGACGTTCGTGACGTTCCTCGTCGCCGCACTCGCCATCACGGGAGCACCGGGCTTCGCTGGGTTCGTCAGTAAAGGCCTCATCACGAAGGCCGTCGAGAGCACGGGTGAGACGGCACTGTGGTGGATGCTCGTCGTCGGCAGTGTCGGAACTGTGCTCTCGTTCGCCAAGTTCGGCTACTACGCGTTCGTCCGTGCCGCCCCGGACGACATCGACGTGCGGCCCACCAGCCTCACTCTCCGAGTTGTGCTGATTGCTATCGCCATCCCGTCGGTCGTCTTCGGCGTCTTCCCAGAGACACTCCTCGGCCCCATGCCCGGCGATTCTGGTGGATTCGACGCGTACGCGACGAGTGAACTCGTCAAAGCCGGTGCCGTCCTCATCGTTGGTACGCTCGGGTTCGTCGCGTTCCGAACGCGACTCGCTCAGATACACCTCGCCGACGTCGACCGAGTCCTCTATCCACTCGCTGTTCGGGGGACGACAGCACTCTCTGTCGGTGCGATTGCCATCGGCAACGCAGCGAACCACGCTTCTGCATCGCTCATCGAACGGTTCGCCTCGCTCGTCGGGGCCGACCCGCGACTGAACGACACTATCCAGTCGGCACTCGTCTTCCTCTTCGCAACGGTGGGAGTCGCACTGAGTGTCGTTCTCCTCGCCTCGTAA
- a CDS encoding proton-conducting transporter transmembrane domain-containing protein: MAVTDVISLLPLAAVAIPAVAIPLIYASRSNPALREGWTFLSALGTLAVVAAMIWWPVTHVSSLGSIAGIELALRGDAAGLLFALLASTLWTVTSVYSVGYVRSLEEHDQTRFFAAFAGSIAATMGVALAANLLTLFVFYELLTLATYPLVVHAGTKTARAAGRTYIVYTLGGGVVAFAGILLVAVLAGTLTFVPGGISELAATDSTLAQVAFILLAVGFGVKAALVPLYEWLPTAMVAPTPVSGLLHAVAVVKSGVFALSRTVLYVFGPETTWDLGMGLPLAVVAAVTMVVAGLVGIRQDNLKRGLAYSTISQLSYIVLGLAIATPLAVFGALLHIVAHAFMKITLFFVAGIVAVETGEKYVSDLAGVGRRLPVTMTVFAIAAAGLVGFPFVAGFVSKFTLVVGVAEGPAPVFVAAYLVAGLLKLLYFWPIVYAAFFGQRDGSTPASQHAFAPAHAADSSHAVGSGTASKSPHATDGGDVTNRLGHVGWERRTVSTETTPLMLVPILVTVGVAVVLGVVPGYLPFWDLAETVVAEVFG; the protein is encoded by the coding sequence ATGGCTGTGACCGACGTCATTTCCCTCCTGCCACTCGCTGCGGTCGCCATCCCCGCAGTTGCGATTCCACTCATCTACGCGTCGCGGTCGAACCCGGCGCTTCGTGAGGGGTGGACGTTCCTGAGCGCACTCGGGACGCTCGCCGTCGTCGCTGCGATGATTTGGTGGCCAGTTACCCACGTGTCCTCACTTGGGTCTATCGCCGGTATCGAACTCGCACTGCGGGGAGACGCGGCTGGACTGCTGTTCGCACTGCTCGCATCGACGTTGTGGACCGTGACGAGCGTCTACAGCGTCGGCTACGTCCGTAGCCTCGAAGAACACGACCAGACCCGGTTCTTCGCAGCGTTCGCCGGGAGCATCGCCGCGACCATGGGTGTCGCACTCGCGGCGAATCTGCTGACGCTGTTCGTCTTCTACGAACTCCTGACGCTGGCAACGTACCCACTCGTCGTCCACGCCGGAACGAAAACGGCACGCGCGGCCGGGCGCACGTACATCGTGTACACACTCGGTGGCGGCGTCGTCGCGTTCGCGGGAATCCTCCTCGTCGCGGTTCTCGCTGGGACGCTCACGTTCGTTCCGGGTGGAATCTCCGAACTCGCCGCGACGGACTCGACGCTGGCTCAGGTCGCGTTTATCCTCCTCGCCGTCGGGTTCGGGGTCAAAGCGGCACTCGTCCCACTCTACGAGTGGCTCCCGACGGCGATGGTCGCACCGACGCCCGTCTCGGGACTCCTCCACGCTGTCGCAGTCGTCAAGAGTGGTGTCTTCGCGCTCTCTCGGACCGTCCTCTACGTCTTCGGGCCGGAGACGACGTGGGACCTCGGCATGGGCCTCCCGCTTGCCGTGGTTGCGGCGGTGACGATGGTCGTCGCGGGACTCGTCGGTATTCGGCAGGACAACCTCAAGCGTGGCCTCGCGTACTCGACCATCTCGCAACTCTCGTACATCGTGTTAGGACTCGCGATTGCGACGCCACTCGCGGTGTTCGGTGCACTCCTCCACATCGTCGCCCACGCGTTCATGAAGATTACCCTGTTCTTCGTCGCGGGTATCGTCGCCGTCGAGACGGGCGAAAAGTACGTCTCGGACCTCGCCGGCGTCGGGCGTCGGCTTCCGGTCACGATGACTGTGTTCGCGATTGCGGCCGCAGGGCTCGTTGGATTCCCGTTCGTCGCGGGGTTCGTTAGCAAGTTCACGCTCGTCGTCGGCGTCGCAGAGGGCCCTGCTCCGGTGTTCGTCGCTGCCTACCTCGTGGCCGGATTACTGAAACTCCTCTACTTCTGGCCTATCGTCTACGCCGCGTTCTTCGGCCAGCGTGACGGTTCGACCCCCGCGAGTCAGCACGCCTTCGCGCCAGCGCACGCCGCCGACAGTTCGCACGCTGTCGGAAGCGGCACCGCATCGAAGAGCCCCCACGCGACCGATGGTGGTGACGTGACCAACCGACTCGGACACGTCGGGTGGGAACGCCGAACGGTGTCGACCGAGACGACGCCACTCATGCTGGTCCCGATTCTCGTCACCGTCGGAGTCGCCGTCGTCCTCGGCGTCGTCCCGGGGTACCTTCCGTTCTGGGACCTCGCCGAGACAGTGGTCGCGGAGGTGTTCGGATGA
- a CDS encoding proton-conducting transporter transmembrane domain-containing protein has product MSVVAGGVLTLRQTDVRRLFAYSSVLQFGLIVVGIGLATPAAVTGSLVLLISHAVAKGGLFAAFGLLARDLELETVADYAGFVRDAPLFTVAVAVVFASLVGLPPTAGFAGKWYVALGAVAAESWTVAALVVGSTLLSILYVGRLVETMVFDVPSAGALGRTGGESPGRPHVSADGGRLPTETLTRASVIIAVVGIVVVALGLWSSDLAAWFEPVVEGWL; this is encoded by the coding sequence GTGAGTGTGGTTGCTGGGGGTGTCCTGACGCTCCGCCAGACGGACGTCCGTCGGTTATTCGCGTACTCGTCGGTCTTGCAGTTCGGTCTCATCGTCGTCGGCATCGGTCTCGCCACGCCCGCAGCGGTGACCGGTTCGCTCGTCTTGCTCATCAGCCATGCCGTCGCCAAAGGCGGCTTGTTCGCCGCGTTTGGACTGCTCGCGAGAGACCTCGAACTGGAGACGGTCGCTGACTACGCTGGCTTCGTCCGCGACGCACCCCTGTTCACTGTCGCCGTCGCCGTCGTGTTCGCGTCGCTCGTCGGACTTCCACCGACCGCTGGCTTCGCCGGGAAGTGGTACGTCGCACTCGGTGCCGTCGCGGCCGAATCGTGGACCGTCGCAGCACTCGTCGTCGGGAGTACGCTGTTGTCGATTCTCTACGTCGGCCGTCTCGTCGAGACGATGGTCTTCGACGTGCCGAGTGCGGGTGCCCTCGGCCGAACCGGAGGCGAGTCCCCAGGCCGACCACACGTGAGTGCTGACGGTGGACGACTGCCCACAGAGACCCTGACTCGTGCCTCGGTCATCATCGCCGTCGTCGGCATCGTCGTCGTCGCACTCGGCCTCTGGTCGTCCGACCTCGCAGCATGGTTCGAACCGGTCGTGGAGGGATGGCTGTGA
- a CDS encoding complex I subunit 5 family protein — protein MSVLLALVVAVPLLGAVLPLLVGKRTRAARLLTGAVLLGQFGLAAAVTVSVAREGRLSYVVGGLPSEVGIGLAADAVTSAFLLLVAGSAVAFFTTVRAEASGFGDSLWLLLVAGLSGVTVTADVFNLYVFLEISGLAAYALVATGRGAPAALAAFRYLLVGTVGATLYLLGVGYLYVGTGTLSMAGLNAALRTVGYDSTLVVASFVLIAVGLGVKIALFPLHTWKPVAYATSPADVSALLATLVSTIAGYGLVRLTFGVYTLEFLTEVPAARVGLIVAGR, from the coding sequence GTGAGTGTCTTGCTCGCACTCGTCGTCGCGGTTCCGCTCCTCGGGGCTGTGCTTCCACTCCTCGTCGGGAAGCGCACTCGGGCAGCACGCCTCCTGACCGGTGCCGTGCTCCTCGGACAGTTCGGTCTCGCCGCCGCAGTGACGGTATCCGTCGCTCGAGAGGGCCGTCTCTCCTACGTCGTCGGCGGACTCCCAAGCGAGGTGGGTATCGGCCTCGCTGCAGACGCCGTGACGAGTGCGTTCTTGCTCCTCGTCGCTGGTAGCGCAGTCGCGTTCTTCACGACGGTCCGAGCCGAAGCCTCTGGATTCGGTGACAGTCTGTGGCTCCTGCTCGTCGCAGGCCTCTCCGGCGTGACCGTCACCGCAGACGTGTTCAACCTGTACGTCTTCCTCGAAATTTCTGGACTCGCCGCGTACGCTCTCGTGGCGACTGGCCGGGGTGCTCCGGCCGCCCTCGCCGCGTTCCGGTACCTCCTCGTCGGGACTGTAGGTGCAACGCTCTATCTACTCGGCGTCGGCTACCTCTACGTCGGGACCGGAACGCTTTCGATGGCCGGTCTCAACGCGGCACTCCGAACTGTCGGCTACGACTCGACGCTGGTCGTCGCGTCGTTCGTCCTCATCGCAGTGGGACTCGGTGTGAAAATCGCGTTGTTCCCACTCCACACGTGGAAGCCTGTCGCGTACGCAACCTCCCCAGCCGACGTGAGTGCGCTACTGGCCACACTCGTCTCGACTATCGCGGGGTACGGTCTCGTGCGGTTGACGTTCGGTGTGTACACGCTCGAATTCCTGACCGAGGTACCTGCCGCACGAGTCGGCCTCATCGTCGCGGGGCGGTGA
- a CDS encoding cation:proton antiporter subunit C translates to MSDLVVVFSSRVAYVAYVLLVGIGVFVLVDSDNLLKKVVGLNLFQTGVFLFFITSAYRSDGSAPLLSGPGPLVNPLPHVLILTAIVVGVSVTAVALALLVRVYNEYGTLDESVLKEVERS, encoded by the coding sequence GTGAGTGACCTCGTCGTAGTATTTAGTTCTCGGGTCGCCTACGTCGCCTACGTCCTCCTGGTCGGTATCGGCGTGTTCGTCCTCGTCGACTCCGACAACCTCCTGAAGAAAGTCGTCGGACTGAACCTCTTCCAGACGGGCGTGTTCCTGTTCTTCATTACGAGCGCGTACCGCAGTGATGGGAGCGCACCACTGCTCTCGGGACCCGGCCCACTAGTCAACCCCCTGCCGCACGTCCTCATCCTGACGGCCATCGTCGTCGGTGTGAGTGTCACGGCAGTCGCGTTGGCACTCCTCGTTCGGGTGTACAACGAGTACGGTACCCTCGACGAGAGCGTACTCAAGGAGGTGGAACGCTCGTGA
- a CDS encoding MnhB domain-containing protein: protein MTDRTTANSPVVTVTVRFIAMFVLTFALFTLFHGTSSVGGGFQGGVIAATAVIILAFGFGVEETTAWLSPRWLLALVVAGPAAFGLVAFSGILAGGSFLQFDVLPIPKPSVYATEFIELGIGATVAGVVISLFVRLTGGVDGE from the coding sequence ATGACGGACCGAACGACGGCAAACAGCCCAGTCGTGACGGTGACCGTCCGATTCATCGCGATGTTCGTCCTCACGTTCGCCCTCTTTACCCTGTTCCACGGGACGTCGTCTGTCGGCGGCGGGTTCCAGGGTGGGGTCATCGCGGCGACTGCGGTCATCATCCTCGCCTTCGGATTCGGCGTCGAGGAGACAACCGCGTGGCTCTCACCACGCTGGCTTCTCGCTCTCGTCGTCGCGGGCCCAGCCGCGTTTGGGTTGGTCGCCTTCAGTGGCATCCTCGCAGGCGGTTCGTTCCTCCAGTTCGATGTGCTCCCCATCCCGAAGCCCTCGGTCTACGCGACCGAGTTCATCGAACTCGGCATCGGCGCGACAGTCGCTGGCGTCGTCATCAGCCTGTTCGTTCGCCTGACTGGGGGTGTCGACGGTGAGTGA